The Candidatus Methylomirabilis sp. genomic sequence CGGCACCCATCCCGTCGGGGTGCCCGGCGAAACGCGGCTCCCGCCGCAGGAACAGGCCCGCGCAGGCGGCGAGAGCGAGGCCCGCAAAGGTCACCTCCAGAAGGGCGGCCGGCAGGTGGTGGGCGGCCAGTGAGCCGAGGGGCGCCGCCGGGATGGCGCCGCCGGCCAGCGTGGCGGCGAGCACCCAGTCCACGGTCCCCTGCCGCAGGTGACTCCAGGCGCCGGCGGCGGCGACGAACACCACGTAGAGGAGGCTGGTGGCCACGGCCTCCCGGATGGGGACCTGGGTGGCGCTCAAGAGGGGGATGAGGACGAACCCACCCCCGACGCCCAGCAAACCCGAAAGAACCCCGGTCAGGCCCCCGATGAGGACCATCTTTACCAGGAGCACGTCTCGCCTCCCGCGTGGGCCTGGCCCCCCGGATTGTGGTCCCGCCGGCTGGCCTTGTCAACGCCGACGCCGGAGGATTGTGCCGGGCGCCCCGTCCCTTTGCCCCCGCCCGGAGGGCCCGGCAGGCCCGCTTCTTGACATTCCCAGGGAGCCCTGGTAATGTACCAACTGGTCGGTTTTCATCCTGGGAACGGGCCGGAACGGGGGACCGGGTGACCGCGCGGACAGCACGGGCGAAACGGGAGCAGATCATCGACGCGGCCGCCCGCCTGATCCATCTCCGGGGCTACAGGAGCACCAGCATCGAGGAAATCCTCCGGGCCACCGGGATCGGCAAGGGCAA encodes the following:
- a CDS encoding sulfite exporter TauE/SafE family protein; translation: MLLVKMVLIGGLTGVLSGLLGVGGGFVLIPLLSATQVPIREAVATSLLYVVFVAAAGAWSHLRQGTVDWVLAATLAGGAIPAAPLGSLAAHHLPAALLEVTFAGLALAACAGLFLRREPRFAGHPDGMGAGQDRAYVVWRRCRYAGTEHVFRVDALRGLLLGVGIGFISGLLGLGGGWLLVPLLVLVMGIPVPVAVGTSLVAILAPALTGALAHYRLGNLEPGRALP